CACGCTGCTTGCTCTCGGACTCGTCCACGAGCAGGCGCTTGACCGTCCCGGCCTTGAGCGCCTCGGCGATGACGTTCTTTGCGGTGATGAACATTGTTTATCCTTCTTTTTCGACCACGAACATGCAATACGGCGCGAACGTGTTCGGGAGTATCCGCACCGGGCGTTTTTCGCTGTAGTAGAAGCGTTTGAGTATGCGATACTCCCGCTCGCGGCACATGGCGACGAAATCGTTGAGCGTGAGGAGGTGGATGTTCGGCGTGTCGTACCATTCGAACGGCAGCCATTTCGATTTCGGCATGCGCCCGTACAGAACGAATGAAAGCACATTCGCGTAGTAGCCGAAATTGGGGAAGCTCGCGATGACGCGCCTGCCGATACGAAGCGCCTCGTCGAGCGCGCGCACCGCGT
This is a stretch of genomic DNA from Spirochaetota bacterium. It encodes these proteins:
- a CDS encoding methionine biosynthesis protein MetW yields the protein AVRALDEALRIGRRVIASFPNFGYYANVLSFVLYGRMPKSKWLPFEWYDTPNIHLLTLNDFVAMCREREYRILKRFYYSEKRPVRILPNTFAPYCMFVVEKEG